One window from the genome of Paraclostridium sordellii encodes:
- a CDS encoding PQQ-dependent sugar dehydrogenase, with translation MEGSPMKKIIYNFLSNTIFPNHKNKKIKIKPLKSRQFPYKIEIVAENLNVPWAIAISDEGKIYFTERSGSIRVIENSNLNPNPLITFRSPFISQGEGGLMGIALDPNFSQNHFLYVMSSYSEGNKLYNRVIKLVERNNKASIDQILLDRIPGSQIHNGGRIKIGPDKKLYITTGDAGNPDLAQDITSLAGKILRIELDGSIPSDNPFSNSPIYSLGHRNPQGLAWNSNNMLYSSEHGQSAHDEINIINPGSNYGWPIVQGDEESSEILVTKPLVQSQEDTWAPSGIAFVNQGPWKDNLLVATLRGQQLLNISLNKDGTLVKSIESYLKNEYGRLREVVYGKDGSIYISTSNRDGRGNPDLSDDKIIRLIQK, from the coding sequence TTGGAGGGTAGTCCTATGAAAAAAATAATATATAATTTTTTATCTAATACAATATTTCCTAATCACAAAAATAAAAAAATAAAAATAAAGCCATTAAAATCAAGACAATTTCCTTATAAAATTGAAATCGTAGCTGAAAATTTAAATGTCCCTTGGGCAATAGCTATTAGTGATGAAGGAAAAATATATTTTACAGAAAGGTCTGGTTCAATTAGAGTTATCGAAAATAGTAATCTAAACCCAAATCCACTTATCACCTTTAGATCTCCATTTATAAGTCAAGGTGAAGGTGGTTTAATGGGTATAGCACTTGATCCAAACTTTTCACAAAATCATTTTTTATATGTCATGTCTTCATACTCAGAAGGTAATAAACTTTATAACCGTGTCATAAAGTTAGTTGAAAGAAATAACAAAGCATCTATCGACCAAATTCTTTTAGATAGAATTCCTGGAAGTCAGATTCATAATGGAGGTAGAATTAAAATAGGTCCTGATAAAAAACTCTATATAACGACAGGTGATGCTGGTAATCCTGATTTAGCTCAAGATATAACAAGTCTAGCTGGGAAAATACTTCGTATAGAATTAGATGGCAGTATTCCTAGTGATAATCCTTTTTCTAATTCTCCTATCTACAGCTTAGGTCATCGAAATCCTCAAGGTTTAGCTTGGAACTCAAATAATATGCTATATTCATCAGAACATGGCCAATCGGCACATGATGAAATAAATATAATAAATCCTGGATCAAATTACGGATGGCCTATTGTCCAAGGAGATGAAGAATCCTCTGAAATTTTAGTAACAAAACCTCTAGTACAAAGCCAAGAAGATACTTGGGCTCCTTCTGGAATTGCTTTTGTAAATCAAGGACCCTGGAAAGATAATTTATTGGTTGCAACACTTCGTGGTCAGCAACTACTTAATATATCCTTAAATAAAGATGGAACTCTAGTAAAAAGTATAGAATCATATTTAAAGAATGAGTATGGGCGTTTGCGTGAAGTTGTTTATGGAAAAGATGGATCCATATATATTTCAACAAGTAATAGGGATGGTAGAGGAAATCCTGATTTATCTGATGATAAAATAATTCGTCTTATTCAAAAATGA
- a CDS encoding YmaF family protein, whose amino-acid sequence MSCQNYKSQNDCKKHCSEDYWDWGNWNDWHDCDEEEMRHVHEYSESVKLAEEGDDRHNHRAAGVTGEAIPIQGGTNHVHKIKNDNTDFLDHFHKIFTTTGPAINIPGTNKHVHLVSGNTTVADGHFHQFLFTTQIDAPLV is encoded by the coding sequence ATGAGCTGTCAAAATTATAAAAGTCAAAACGATTGTAAAAAGCATTGTTCAGAAGATTACTGGGACTGGGGAAATTGGAATGATTGGCATGATTGTGATGAAGAAGAAATGAGACATGTTCATGAATATTCAGAAAGTGTAAAATTAGCAGAAGAAGGCGATGATAGACATAACCATCGTGCTGCGGGAGTTACAGGGGAAGCTATACCTATACAAGGTGGAACTAACCATGTTCATAAAATAAAAAATGACAATACAGACTTCCTTGATCATTTCCATAAAATATTCACTACAACAGGACCAGCAATTAATATACCGGGAACTAATAAACATGTTCACTTAGTATCTGGGAATACTACTGTTGCTGACGGCCATTTCCATCAATTTCTTTTTACTACTCAAATTGATGCACCACTAGTATAA
- a CDS encoding TDT family transporter, protein MNKYLDKLENLHIGISGTCLAFITLSNCWLIKDIGYLKPISIGLAICMLSLMLIRLMKFPKVMLQELKNPVTGTFYPTIGMVTWLVSGYFYHKFPITCSVLWIGAVIYHYGIVVFYTIIRIKERNFNNIMPTCFIIYTGMITGSVASKGMGGIIPPIAHFMLMFGFIFYTILLPVVLYIVFKSEILDDKKLPTVGIVCSPAPLGIVGILTIDPNPNIYMLTWLIVTGLILLVVVYSYILKLFKEGFKPAYASFTFPLAIATLAAFKLSIYFNSIGYETLGSVFELLGNIEIFIATYVVFFILLNFLNMFFKAINPKVGDYLEKEEKLIGGTIYSSNK, encoded by the coding sequence ATGAATAAATATTTAGATAAACTTGAAAACTTACACATAGGAATAAGTGGAACTTGTCTAGCATTTATAACACTTAGTAATTGTTGGCTAATTAAAGATATAGGATATTTAAAGCCGATTTCTATAGGCTTAGCAATTTGTATGCTTTCACTAATGTTAATTAGACTTATGAAGTTTCCAAAAGTTATGTTACAAGAGTTAAAAAATCCTGTTACAGGAACATTCTACCCAACAATTGGTATGGTAACTTGGTTAGTTTCTGGATATTTCTATCATAAATTTCCAATTACATGCAGTGTTTTATGGATAGGGGCAGTGATTTATCATTATGGAATTGTAGTATTTTATACAATAATAAGAATTAAAGAAAGAAACTTTAATAATATAATGCCAACTTGTTTTATCATATATACAGGTATGATAACAGGAAGTGTAGCAAGTAAAGGCATGGGAGGAATAATTCCACCAATAGCACACTTTATGCTTATGTTTGGATTTATATTTTATACTATACTTTTACCTGTAGTATTATATATAGTATTTAAAAGTGAGATATTAGATGATAAAAAATTACCTACTGTTGGTATTGTTTGTTCTCCAGCTCCACTTGGAATAGTTGGGATATTAACTATTGATCCTAATCCAAATATATATATGTTAACTTGGTTAATAGTAACAGGATTAATACTTTTAGTAGTGGTTTACTCATATATATTAAAGCTATTTAAAGAAGGGTTCAAACCAGCTTATGCTTCATTTACATTCCCATTAGCTATAGCAACACTAGCAGCTTTTAAACTATCAATATATTTTAATTCAATAGGATATGAAACTTTAGGAAGTGTATTTGAATTACTAGGAAATATTGAAATATTTATAGCGACATATGTAGTATTTTTTATACTATTAAACTTCTTAAATATGTTCTTTAAAGCTATAAATCCAAAAGTTGGAGATTATTTAGAGAAAGAAGAAAAATTAATTGGAGGGACTATATACTCTAGCAATAAATAA
- the cplR gene encoding ABC-F type ribosomal protection protein CplR (Contributes to intrinsic pleuromutilin, lincosamide and streptogramin A resistance.), which translates to MIIASIDKLKKFYGDKLILDIDKFEIKENEKIGLVGDNGAGKTTLIKLLIQDIEPDEGYIYLTNSYSYISQNEDDESICEDSKIKSLLNVPDEYKEYLSGGEKVKVRLANALNEKKKLIIADEPTSNLDIDSIKILEDMLKNYEGALLLVSHDRKFLDSLCNTIVEVKDSKIKIYNGNYSKYVNLKKEEQKRSNFEYEQYISEKKKLEQAIVQKTQKRDSIKRTPKRMGNSEARLHKMGGQKGKKKLDANIKAIQTRIEKLDVKEKTKNSNIIDIKIKEGMEILSKNLLEVKDFTLKIEDRLLLDNISFKIKRDKKTAIIGKNGCGKTMLLKEIIKDNNKSIKINSRVKIGYFDQSQDTLNSSISILENIKKDSSFDETFIRINLSLFGFKGDSVYNKVENLSGGEKVKVALCKIILEDNNLLILDEPTNYLDINAIEALEDALKHVEKSIIMVSHDKEFISNICNYVIEIKDNKVIEFNGTYKEYEDSKKKLKLSRKEIESKENMMILENQLSCLISLLSIETDKNKKDKYEREYEYLLEKIKKVKMI; encoded by the coding sequence ATGATAATAGCAAGTATTGATAAGTTAAAGAAATTTTACGGTGATAAATTAATATTAGATATAGATAAGTTTGAAATTAAAGAAAATGAAAAAATAGGATTAGTAGGAGACAATGGAGCAGGGAAAACAACCTTAATAAAGTTACTTATACAAGATATTGAGCCTGATGAAGGGTATATTTATCTAACTAATAGTTACTCATATATAAGTCAAAATGAAGACGATGAAAGTATATGTGAAGATAGCAAAATTAAGAGTTTACTAAATGTTCCAGATGAATATAAAGAATACCTTTCAGGAGGAGAAAAGGTTAAAGTAAGACTAGCAAATGCATTGAACGAAAAAAAGAAACTTATAATAGCTGACGAACCAACCTCTAACCTAGATATAGACAGCATAAAAATACTAGAGGATATGTTGAAAAACTATGAAGGCGCTTTATTATTAGTATCCCACGATAGGAAGTTTTTAGACTCTTTATGTAATACTATTGTAGAAGTAAAAGATAGTAAAATTAAAATATACAATGGAAATTATTCTAAATATGTAAATCTTAAAAAAGAAGAACAAAAGAGATCCAATTTTGAATATGAACAGTATATAAGTGAAAAGAAAAAATTAGAACAAGCTATAGTACAAAAAACTCAAAAAAGGGATAGTATTAAAAGAACACCAAAGAGAATGGGGAACTCAGAGGCAAGGCTTCATAAAATGGGAGGTCAGAAAGGGAAGAAAAAATTAGATGCAAATATTAAAGCAATACAAACTAGAATAGAGAAATTAGATGTAAAGGAAAAAACTAAAAATTCTAATATTATAGATATAAAGATTAAAGAGGGTATGGAAATATTAAGTAAAAACTTATTAGAAGTAAAAGATTTTACACTAAAGATTGAAGATAGATTACTACTTGATAATATCTCTTTTAAAATAAAAAGAGATAAAAAAACTGCTATTATAGGAAAGAATGGTTGTGGTAAAACCATGCTGCTTAAAGAAATTATTAAAGATAATAATAAATCTATTAAAATTAATAGCAGAGTAAAAATTGGATACTTTGATCAAAGTCAGGATACTTTAAATAGTTCAATTTCAATATTAGAAAACATAAAAAAAGATTCTTCTTTTGATGAGACATTTATAAGAATAAATCTTAGCTTATTTGGGTTTAAAGGTGATAGTGTTTATAATAAGGTAGAAAATCTTAGTGGTGGAGAGAAAGTAAAAGTAGCCCTATGTAAAATTATTTTAGAAGATAATAATTTATTAATACTAGATGAACCTACAAATTACCTTGATATTAATGCTATTGAAGCTTTAGAGGATGCATTAAAACATGTAGAAAAATCTATAATTATGGTATCTCATGATAAAGAATTTATATCAAATATATGTAATTATGTTATTGAGATAAAGGATAATAAGGTAATTGAATTTAATGGAACCTATAAAGAGTATGAGGATAGCAAAAAGAAATTAAAGCTAAGCCGTAAGGAGATAGAAAGTAAAGAAAATATGATGATTTTGGAAAATCAGCTAAGTTGTTTAATTTCATTATTATCTATAGAAACAGATAAAAATAAAAAAGATAAGTATGAAAGAGAGTATGAATACTTATTAGAAAAAATTAAAAAAGTTAAAATGATATAA
- a CDS encoding LytTR family DNA-binding domain-containing protein produces MKIDIDIDKKYKEIQVILKSPDMDEETLEILEKLKTRKTKYILGKKDKKIYILDINEVYIFYSENQKVFVETNDCKYEVEERLYEIEENLKSTSFVRVSKFAVVNMKKVRSIDMHFNGNLTMNFINDKKENISRRYISKIKDYLNNGGF; encoded by the coding sequence ATGAAGATAGATATAGATATTGATAAAAAATACAAGGAGATACAAGTAATACTAAAGTCTCCAGATATGGATGAAGAAACACTAGAAATATTAGAAAAGTTAAAGACAAGAAAAACTAAATATATCCTTGGGAAAAAAGACAAGAAAATATATATATTAGATATAAATGAAGTATATATATTTTACAGTGAAAATCAAAAAGTATTTGTTGAAACAAATGATTGTAAGTATGAAGTTGAAGAAAGACTGTATGAAATTGAAGAAAACTTAAAAAGTACATCTTTTGTTAGAGTATCAAAATTTGCAGTGGTAAATATGAAAAAGGTTAGAAGTATAGATATGCATTTTAATGGAAATTTAACTATGAATTTTATAAATGATAAGAAAGAAAATATATCGAGAAGATACATATCAAAAATAAAAGATTATCTAAATAATGGAGGTTTTTAG
- a CDS encoding DUF3021 domain-containing protein: protein MNKYIKKFITRGLITGIPFGVFIGQVVFAIFLLFTDVKNIETTKEQYFVQLISSAFTGFYCVGLSVVFNIEKWSLLKQTIINFLGMAIVYFPIAYFTGWMPKNFIGIAYFTLNYLIVYIVVWIIFKYKIRHINKQLSRQLNKINKY from the coding sequence ATGAACAAATATATTAAGAAATTTATAACTAGGGGATTAATTACAGGAATACCTTTTGGTGTTTTTATAGGGCAAGTTGTATTTGCGATATTTTTGTTGTTTACAGATGTTAAAAATATAGAAACTACTAAAGAACAATATTTTGTACAACTTATATCTTCAGCATTTACAGGATTTTATTGTGTAGGTTTAAGCGTTGTATTTAATATTGAAAAATGGAGTTTATTAAAACAAACTATTATAAACTTTTTAGGAATGGCAATAGTATATTTTCCAATTGCATATTTTACAGGCTGGATGCCTAAAAATTTTATAGGAATAGCTTACTTTACGTTAAACTATTTAATAGTTTATATAGTGGTATGGATTATATTTAAATATAAAATTAGACACATAAATAAACAACTAAGCAGGCAACTAAATAAAATCAATAAATATTAA
- a CDS encoding DUF4300 family protein: protein MIRKILPLIISGALILTGCSKTKEEKIEKEENKKLTYSNLIDDKTQNEIKDILIESKIDKVQSQYFIDIVNKYNNKSSLNKLETSSNGFKSINTLQVPYDEGYLGGIWDFKKLNYMDFNCRLTAFILFKDFIKSEGKPNTEDNTLMFDIDAIKNNPISKFTKEETDKFENLYGAIPVKNSKDVKAHSEAIIKEWKKRNISFIDNPNVSMINVFLHIPEDSNAFVGHVGLLVKDKDEFLFIEKYGASLPYQVSKFKNKNDVKAYLMDRLDVNTSDNGASKPIIMENDKLM from the coding sequence ATGATAAGAAAGATTTTACCTTTAATAATTTCAGGAGCATTAATATTAACAGGGTGCTCAAAGACTAAAGAAGAAAAGATTGAAAAAGAAGAAAATAAAAAACTAACTTATTCAAATTTAATAGATGATAAAACTCAAAATGAAATAAAAGATATATTAATAGAAAGTAAAATTGATAAAGTTCAGTCACAATACTTTATAGATATAGTTAATAAATATAATAATAAATCTAGTTTGAATAAATTAGAAACTTCATCTAATGGATTTAAATCTATAAATACATTACAAGTACCTTATGATGAAGGTTATCTAGGTGGAATTTGGGATTTTAAAAAATTAAATTATATGGATTTTAACTGTAGATTAACAGCATTTATATTATTTAAAGATTTTATTAAATCAGAAGGAAAGCCTAATACAGAGGACAACACATTAATGTTTGATATAGATGCTATAAAAAATAATCCTATTAGTAAATTTACAAAAGAAGAGACTGATAAGTTTGAAAATTTATATGGAGCTATACCTGTAAAAAATTCTAAAGATGTAAAAGCACATTCAGAAGCAATAATTAAAGAATGGAAAAAAAGAAATATATCTTTTATAGATAATCCTAATGTATCAATGATAAATGTATTTTTACATATACCAGAAGATAGCAATGCATTTGTAGGTCATGTAGGTCTTTTAGTTAAAGATAAAGATGAATTTTTATTTATTGAAAAATATGGAGCATCTCTACCATATCAAGTATCTAAATTCAAAAACAAAAATGATGTTAAGGCTTACTTAATGGATAGATTAGATGTAAATACATCAGATAATGGAGCTTCAAAACCTATAATTATGGAAAATGATAAATTAATGTAG
- a CDS encoding MgtC/SapB family protein: protein MNIQDIIIRILLAIFIGGAIGFNRERENVSAGFRTHALVCLGATIAALIQVELAQLALNEITTTKALSGAIKVNDGRFIGQVVSGIGFLGAGTIIKTKGSVRGLTTAASIWSVACIGIAIGIGFYRVSILGGISIIIVLVVLKKIEEKYITKASTIKLKVKYISKQEAIREIQESIQGYQVNVEGIEVISDDECIYTLRKSKLVGISEIISILSENKNIIMVTKLDSTS, encoded by the coding sequence ATGAATATACAAGACATTATAATAAGGATTTTATTAGCTATATTTATTGGGGGAGCAATAGGCTTTAATAGAGAGAGAGAAAATGTATCTGCAGGATTTAGAACTCATGCTTTAGTTTGTCTAGGGGCTACTATAGCAGCATTGATTCAGGTAGAGTTAGCTCAATTAGCTTTAAATGAGATTACAACTACGAAAGCACTGTCTGGAGCCATTAAAGTAAATGATGGAAGATTTATAGGTCAAGTTGTATCCGGTATAGGTTTTTTAGGCGCAGGAACTATAATCAAAACTAAAGGTTCTGTCCGAGGTTTAACGACAGCTGCATCAATATGGTCAGTTGCTTGTATTGGAATAGCCATAGGAATAGGATTTTATAGAGTGAGTATTTTGGGAGGGATAAGTATAATAATAGTTCTTGTTGTTTTAAAAAAAATAGAAGAAAAGTATATAACTAAAGCTAGCACTATAAAGCTAAAAGTTAAATATATATCAAAACAAGAAGCTATTAGAGAAATTCAAGAATCAATTCAAGGATATCAAGTAAACGTTGAAGGTATAGAAGTTATTTCAGATGATGAATGTATATATACATTAAGAAAATCTAAGCTTGTAGGTATAAGTGAAATTATAAGTATATTGAGTGAAAATAAAAATATAATTATGGTAACTAAACTTGATAGTACAAGTTAA
- a CDS encoding methyl-accepting chemotaxis protein, which yields MKFKFGHISKEKNKSIKIQLALTIVCFSVVCCLCLGAITSYLNYKTSNTILSKTAVETTKQAADTVAQKLTNVKNAAIQTGIIKELSDPKVSVEEKQNIINRQEKLYGLKLGQILDVSGKDLFSGKDYSSRDYFKISMGGQAYMGSPVKSKVTGQLTLVVAAPIWENGVQGSKIVGVVTFDTDKDFLNDIVNNIKISKNSYAYLLDKEGTTIAHRDTSLIGVENTIRDAQTNKDLEPFAEADKKLISGATGNTDVELKGEDWILGYAPVKNSNNWGIGVMINKGDFLGQMYNSIFITVVLSILFIVVAFIVAAKFASMIGNPLKQCSERLKKLAEGDLNSEIPEVNAENEIGLVADATEKIVQDFRAMINELTNILTEISDGNLAVDMDCDKLRSLFVNDFEPMLLAVDKIVESLNSTLSQINLAGEQVAIGSTQVAEGAQVLSQGATEQASSVQELSATMSEVSEQIQQTAENAEKAKAISVKSSVATDKGKKQMNEMIAAMDEISNTSNEIGNIIKNIDDIAFQTNILALNAAVEAARAGEAGKGFAVVADEVRNLAAKSAQSAKDTAELIEKSLKAIENGSVIVSETAKSLEEVVESAKQSADVIQKIADASREQAQNVNQVNTGVEQISVVVQTNSATAEESAAASEELSSQAQMLEQLIEKFRLKDNQGKYYDAKMLFNNEDF from the coding sequence ATGAAATTTAAATTTGGACATATTAGTAAAGAAAAAAACAAAAGTATAAAGATTCAACTTGCATTAACTATTGTATGTTTTTCAGTAGTTTGTTGTCTATGTTTAGGAGCAATAACAAGTTACCTAAATTATAAGACATCTAATACAATTTTATCCAAAACAGCAGTAGAAACTACTAAACAAGCTGCAGATACAGTTGCCCAAAAATTAACAAATGTAAAAAATGCAGCAATACAAACTGGAATCATAAAAGAACTTTCTGACCCGAAAGTTAGTGTAGAAGAAAAACAAAATATAATAAATAGGCAAGAAAAATTATATGGGCTAAAATTAGGACAAATTTTAGACGTAAGCGGTAAAGATTTATTCAGTGGAAAAGATTATTCAAGTAGAGATTATTTCAAAATCTCTATGGGAGGACAAGCTTATATGGGAAGTCCTGTAAAAAGTAAAGTAACAGGTCAACTTACACTTGTGGTTGCAGCTCCTATTTGGGAAAATGGAGTTCAAGGAAGTAAAATAGTTGGTGTTGTAACTTTTGATACAGATAAAGACTTCTTAAATGATATAGTTAATAATATAAAGATAAGTAAAAATAGTTATGCATATCTTTTAGATAAAGAAGGAACTACAATAGCGCATAGAGACACTAGTTTAATAGGTGTTGAAAATACTATAAGAGATGCACAAACAAATAAAGACTTAGAACCTTTTGCTGAGGCAGATAAAAAACTTATATCAGGTGCAACAGGAAATACTGATGTAGAGTTAAAAGGAGAAGATTGGATACTAGGCTATGCTCCAGTAAAAAATAGCAACAATTGGGGTATAGGCGTTATGATAAATAAAGGTGATTTCTTAGGCCAAATGTATAACTCTATTTTTATAACAGTAGTGTTATCTATACTATTTATAGTAGTGGCATTTATAGTAGCAGCTAAATTTGCTAGTATGATAGGAAATCCATTAAAACAATGTAGTGAGAGACTTAAAAAATTAGCTGAGGGAGATTTAAACTCAGAAATACCAGAAGTAAATGCTGAAAATGAAATAGGCTTAGTTGCAGATGCTACAGAAAAAATAGTTCAAGACTTTAGAGCTATGATAAATGAATTGACAAATATATTAACAGAAATAAGTGATGGTAACTTAGCTGTTGATATGGATTGTGATAAATTAAGATCTTTATTTGTAAATGATTTTGAACCTATGTTATTAGCAGTAGATAAAATAGTAGAAAGTTTAAATAGTACATTATCACAAATAAATCTTGCAGGTGAACAAGTTGCAATAGGATCAACTCAAGTAGCAGAAGGAGCACAAGTGCTTTCTCAAGGTGCAACAGAACAAGCAAGTTCAGTACAAGAACTTTCAGCTACTATGAGTGAGGTTTCAGAGCAGATACAACAAACGGCTGAAAATGCTGAAAAAGCAAAAGCTATATCTGTGAAATCGAGTGTAGCAACAGATAAAGGTAAAAAACAAATGAACGAAATGATTGCTGCAATGGATGAAATAAGCAATACATCAAATGAAATAGGAAATATAATTAAAAATATTGATGATATAGCATTCCAAACAAATATATTAGCACTTAATGCAGCAGTTGAAGCAGCTCGTGCTGGAGAAGCTGGTAAAGGATTTGCAGTTGTTGCAGATGAAGTTAGAAATCTTGCTGCAAAATCTGCTCAAAGTGCAAAAGATACAGCTGAATTAATAGAAAAATCACTTAAAGCAATAGAAAACGGAAGTGTAATAGTTTCAGAAACTGCAAAATCTCTTGAAGAAGTTGTAGAGAGCGCTAAACAATCAGCAGACGTTATACAAAAAATTGCAGATGCGAGTAGAGAACAAGCACAAAATGTAAATCAAGTAAATACTGGAGTAGAACAAATATCTGTAGTTGTACAAACTAACTCAGCTACTGCTGAAGAAAGTGCTGCAGCAAGTGAAGAGTTATCTAGTCAAGCTCAAATGCTAGAACAACTTATAGAGAAATTTAGATTAAAAGATAATCAAGGCAAGTACTATGATGCTAAGATGTTATTTAATAATGAAGACTTTTAA
- a CDS encoding NUDIX hydrolase N-terminal domain-containing protein, protein MKQKWLKWATEIQSISQAGLIYSKDKYDLERFKQLKDISSEIISEYTDVEVEKVREIINIEEGYLTPKVDIRGAIIKCNEILMVKESIDGLWSLPGGWADINLSVSENIIKEAREEAGIDIKPIKIVAILDKNKYNKPISVQSIYKIFILCDFISGKFEKNIETEESKFFKFDELPNLSTARNTKEQIKMCFDAFNKEGFETIFD, encoded by the coding sequence ATGAAACAAAAATGGTTAAAATGGGCAACCGAAATTCAATCTATATCTCAAGCTGGATTAATATACTCAAAAGATAAATATGACTTAGAAAGATTTAAGCAGTTAAAAGACATATCATCAGAGATTATAAGTGAGTATACAGATGTAGAAGTAGAAAAAGTAAGAGAAATAATCAATATTGAAGAGGGTTATTTAACACCAAAAGTTGATATAAGAGGAGCTATTATAAAATGCAATGAGATTTTAATGGTAAAGGAAAGTATAGATGGATTATGGAGCTTGCCTGGAGGATGGGCAGATATTAACCTATCGGTATCTGAAAATATAATAAAAGAAGCTAGAGAAGAAGCTGGAATTGATATAAAACCAATAAAAATAGTAGCTATATTAGATAAAAATAAATATAATAAACCTATAAGTGTTCAAAGTATTTATAAAATATTTATTTTATGTGATTTTATAAGTGGTAAATTTGAGAAGAATATAGAAACAGAGGAAAGTAAATTTTTTAAGTTTGATGAACTTCCTAATTTATCAACAGCAAGAAATACTAAAGAACAAATAAAAATGTGTTTTGATGCTTTTAATAAAGAAGGATTTGAAACAATATTTGACTAG
- a CDS encoding CD3324 family protein has product MKYEKAQNILPQYIVNLIQEYTDGGYLYIPRKNENKKSWGEISGTKSNLRKRNKEIFIDYEKGMKVKDIAKKYYLSESSIRKIIRQEKNI; this is encoded by the coding sequence ATGAAATATGAAAAAGCACAAAATATACTTCCACAATATATCGTTAATCTAATTCAAGAGTATACTGATGGAGGATATTTATATATACCAAGAAAAAATGAAAATAAAAAATCTTGGGGAGAAATTAGCGGGACGAAGTCTAACTTAAGAAAAAGAAACAAAGAAATATTTATAGATTACGAAAAAGGTATGAAAGTTAAAGATATAGCAAAAAAATATTATTTATCTGAAAGCAGTATAAGAAAAATAATAAGGCAAGAAAAGAATATATAA
- a CDS encoding class I SAM-dependent methyltransferase, whose protein sequence is MKENKYDNEEFFLKYSQMERSIYGLESAGEWHELKNMLPSFKGKRVLDVGCGFGWHCRYAVEKEAKYVLGVDISKKMLDKARELTKSKKINYECLAIEDLQIEDEKFDIVISSLVFHYTKDFDEICKKIYCGLVNYGDFIFSVEHPIFTSTENQDWIYNDEGEIVFWPIDNYQNEKIRYTKFLGEEVVKYHRTVTTYINTLIKSGFRIEQISEPKPPNYMIEENIYLKNELRRPMFLMIAAKKVL, encoded by the coding sequence ATGAAAGAGAATAAGTATGATAATGAGGAATTTTTTTTGAAATATAGTCAGATGGAACGATCAATTTATGGATTAGAGTCGGCAGGTGAATGGCATGAATTAAAAAATATGCTTCCTTCATTTAAAGGTAAAAGAGTTCTTGATGTTGGCTGTGGATTTGGATGGCATTGTAGATATGCAGTTGAGAAAGAAGCTAAATATGTTCTTGGAGTTGATATTTCTAAAAAAATGTTAGATAAAGCAAGAGAACTTACTAAAAGCAAAAAAATAAATTACGAGTGTTTAGCCATAGAAGATTTACAAATCGAAGATGAAAAATTTGATATAGTAATTAGTTCTTTAGTTTTTCACTATACAAAAGATTTCGATGAAATATGTAAAAAAATTTATTGTGGTTTAGTAAATTACGGAGATTTTATATTTTCAGTAGAACACCCAATTTTTACATCTACTGAAAATCAGGACTGGATTTATAATGATGAGGGAGAAATAGTTTTTTGGCCAATTGATAATTATCAAAACGAAAAAATTAGATATACCAAGTTTTTAGGAGAAGAAGTTGTAAAATATCATAGAACTGTTACTACATATATAAATACACTTATAAAAAGTGGTTTTAGAATAGAACAAATATCAGAGCCTAAACCTCCAAATTATATGATTGAGGAAAATATATATTTAAAAAATGAGTTGAGAAGACCGATGTTTCTTATGATAGCTGCAAAAAAAGTATTATAA